The following proteins are co-located in the Streptococcus anginosus genome:
- the nagA gene encoding N-acetylglucosamine-6-phosphate deacetylase, translating to MPKYIQADQFFYPHGIRQGGYLELVDGKFGKWFKEIPADAEVIDYTGYSIAPGLVDTHIHGFGGVDVMDNNIEGTLHTMSEGLLSTGVTSFLPTTLTSTFELLLAVTENIGAHYQEATGAKIRGLYFEGPYFTEKYKGAQNPTYMKDPRMDEFRAWQKASNGLLNKIALAPEREGVEDFVRTITDEGVTVALGHSNATFEEAKAAVDAGASVWVHAYNGMRGLTHRELGMVGAMYELPHTYAELICDGHHVDPKACDILMKQKGHENVALITDCMTAGGLEDGDYMLGEFPVVVANGTARLKSTGNLAGSILKLKDGLKNVVKWGIANPHEAVMMATLNPAKSVHIEDVCGQIKEGHDADFIVLDKDLELVATYLDGEKRYEAK from the coding sequence ATGCCTAAATACATTCAAGCAGATCAATTTTTCTATCCTCATGGTATTCGTCAAGGTGGCTATCTGGAATTAGTCGATGGCAAATTTGGAAAATGGTTCAAAGAAATTCCAGCAGATGCGGAAGTGATAGATTACACAGGTTATTCTATTGCACCAGGCTTGGTAGATACTCATATTCATGGCTTTGGTGGTGTTGATGTGATGGACAATAATATCGAAGGGACGCTTCACACCATGAGTGAAGGACTGCTGTCAACAGGTGTCACCAGTTTTTTGCCAACAACCTTGACCTCAACTTTTGAATTGTTGCTAGCTGTGACCGAAAATATTGGTGCTCATTATCAAGAAGCGACAGGTGCTAAGATTCGTGGGCTTTATTTTGAAGGACCGTATTTCACAGAAAAATACAAGGGCGCTCAAAATCCAACTTATATGAAAGACCCTCGAATGGATGAATTTCGCGCTTGGCAAAAAGCTTCAAATGGTTTACTCAATAAAATCGCTCTAGCGCCAGAACGAGAAGGTGTTGAAGACTTTGTCCGTACCATTACGGATGAGGGCGTAACGGTTGCGTTGGGACACTCAAATGCAACGTTTGAAGAAGCAAAGGCTGCGGTAGATGCAGGTGCCAGTGTCTGGGTGCATGCTTATAATGGTATGCGCGGCTTAACCCACCGTGAGTTGGGGATGGTTGGCGCTATGTATGAATTGCCACACACTTATGCTGAATTAATCTGTGATGGACACCATGTGGATCCAAAGGCTTGTGACATCTTGATGAAGCAAAAAGGGCATGAAAATGTTGCGCTCATCACAGACTGTATGACTGCAGGAGGCTTGGAAGACGGTGACTATATGTTGGGAGAATTTCCAGTAGTAGTCGCAAATGGAACTGCTCGACTCAAATCAACAGGTAACCTAGCTGGTTCTATCTTGAAATTGAAAGACGGGTTAAAGAACGTTGTCAAATGGGGGATTGCTAACCCACACGAAGCAGTTATGATGGCAACTCTCAATCCGGCTAAATCCGTTCATATTGAGGATGTTTGTGGTCAAATCAAGGAAGGACATGATGCAGACTTCATTGTGTTGGACAAGGATTTGGAACTGGTTGCGACCTACTTGGATGGCGAAAAGAGATACGAAGCTAAATAG
- a CDS encoding aldo/keto reductase, whose product MERYQLNNGVEIPVLGFGTWKAQDGEEAYQAVLTALEAGYRHIDTAAVYKNEGSVGSAIKDSCIPREELFITTKLWNGNHTYEETQGAFARSLERLGLDYLDLYLIHWPNPKPLREQEAWKERNREVWRAMEDLYREGEIRAIGVSNFLPHHLEPLLETARILPAVNQIRLAPGVYQAETVDYCRKHDILLEAWGPFGQGEIFRNEEVKAVVDKYGKSVAQIALAWSLQEGFLPLPKSVTPERIKSNLDCFDITLSPADLEVLKNIQGLEGSAPDPDKMDF is encoded by the coding sequence ATGGAACGTTATCAATTAAACAATGGTGTAGAGATTCCGGTTTTGGGCTTTGGAACTTGGAAGGCTCAAGATGGTGAAGAGGCCTATCAGGCGGTGCTAACAGCACTTGAAGCAGGCTACCGACACATTGATACTGCGGCTGTTTATAAGAATGAGGGAAGTGTGGGTAGTGCAATCAAAGACAGTTGTATACCGCGAGAAGAGCTCTTTATTACGACCAAGCTCTGGAATGGTAATCATACTTATGAGGAGACTCAAGGAGCTTTTGCCCGCTCCTTAGAGCGTTTGGGGCTGGACTATCTGGACCTCTATCTTATCCACTGGCCCAATCCAAAACCTCTGCGAGAGCAGGAAGCTTGGAAGGAGCGCAATCGGGAGGTTTGGCGGGCTATGGAAGACCTCTATCGGGAGGGGGAAATCCGAGCTATCGGTGTCAGCAATTTCCTGCCTCACCATCTAGAGCCTCTGCTTGAGACAGCGCGTATTTTGCCTGCGGTCAATCAAATTCGTCTGGCGCCTGGTGTCTATCAGGCTGAAACAGTGGACTATTGTCGTAAGCATGATATTCTCCTAGAGGCTTGGGGTCCCTTCGGTCAAGGGGAAATTTTCCGCAATGAAGAAGTCAAGGCTGTGGTCGATAAATACGGCAAATCTGTCGCCCAAATCGCTCTGGCTTGGAGCCTGCAAGAGGGCTTCCTGCCCCTGCCCAAGTCGGTTACGCCTGAGCGAATCAAGAGCAATCTGGACTGCTTTGATATTACCCTCAGTCCAGCAGATCTAGAAGTGCTGAAAAACATTCAAGGTCTTGAAGGCAGCGCTCCAGATCCAGATAAGATGGATTTTTAG
- the rbfA gene encoding 30S ribosome-binding factor RbfA, which produces MANQFRVDRVGMEIKREVNEILQKKVRDPRVQGITITDVQMLGDLSMAKVYYTLMSKLASEQEKAQIGLEKAKGTIKRELGHNLKMYKIPDLTFIKDESIEYGNKIDQMLRDLEQK; this is translated from the coding sequence ATGGCAAATCAATTTCGTGTGGATCGTGTGGGCATGGAAATCAAACGTGAAGTCAATGAAATTTTGCAAAAAAAAGTTCGTGATCCGCGTGTTCAAGGAATTACCATTACAGATGTGCAAATGTTGGGTGACTTGTCAATGGCAAAAGTGTACTACACGCTGATGAGCAAGCTTGCTTCTGAGCAAGAAAAAGCTCAAATTGGTTTAGAAAAAGCCAAAGGAACAATCAAACGTGAATTGGGTCACAACTTGAAGATGTATAAAATTCCTGATTTGACATTTATCAAAGATGAATCCATTGAATACGGGAATAAAATTGACCAAATGCTCCGCGATTTAGAACAAAAATAA
- a CDS encoding Na/Pi cotransporter family protein translates to MSINWQQIIFSFLGGLGLFLYSIRMMGDGLQQAAGDRLRYFIDKYTSNPFFGVLVGIGLTALIQSSSGVTVITVGLVSAGLLTLKQAIGIVMGANIGTTVTSFIIGFKLGDYALPILFLGAVCLFFTKKRSINNIGRVLFGVGGIFFALNLMSGAMEPLKDLDAFREYMIKLSGNPVLGVFVGTGITLLIQASSATIGILQNLYASGLIELKGALPVLFGDNIGTTITAIIASLGANIAAKRVAGAHVTFNVVGTVLCLIVLGPFTSLIQWFQAALHLSPEMTIAFAHGTFNLTNTIIQFPFIGLLATLVTKLIPGEDEVVKYEPLYLDPILIKQAPSLALGNAKKELLHLGRYAMRSFELAYDYIVNNTEKSADKGHKVEEAINKIDEDLTRYLIDLSSEPLSQKESEVLTNILDSSRDLERIGDHGEALINLTDYIRRKKVEFSPAALQELDLIYNMTLSFIKESLKSVEDNDIELANSLVAKHEAIDKMERKLRKTHIHRLNRGECSTQAGVNFIDIISHYTRVADHAMNLAEKVQAEQI, encoded by the coding sequence ATGTCCATCAATTGGCAGCAAATTATATTTAGCTTTTTAGGCGGTTTAGGACTTTTCCTATATAGTATTAGGATGATGGGGGATGGCTTGCAGCAGGCTGCAGGTGATCGGCTTCGTTATTTTATTGACAAATATACCAGCAATCCATTTTTTGGTGTTCTAGTTGGAATTGGTCTAACAGCCTTGATTCAGTCAAGTTCAGGTGTGACAGTTATTACGGTTGGACTGGTAAGCGCTGGACTATTGACTTTGAAGCAAGCGATTGGGATTGTTATGGGAGCCAATATCGGAACGACAGTGACCTCCTTTATTATTGGTTTTAAGCTAGGTGATTATGCCTTACCCATTCTCTTTTTAGGAGCAGTCTGTCTCTTCTTTACCAAAAAGCGCTCTATCAATAATATTGGTCGTGTCTTATTTGGGGTTGGTGGTATCTTCTTTGCTTTAAATCTGATGAGTGGCGCTATGGAGCCATTGAAAGATTTAGATGCTTTTCGTGAGTATATGATAAAGTTAAGTGGAAATCCAGTCCTTGGAGTGTTTGTAGGAACAGGGATTACATTACTGATTCAAGCCTCATCCGCAACTATAGGTATTTTGCAAAATCTATATGCGAGTGGTTTGATTGAGCTAAAAGGAGCCTTACCAGTTCTTTTTGGAGATAATATCGGGACAACGATTACGGCGATTATTGCATCATTAGGAGCCAATATTGCTGCTAAACGTGTGGCAGGTGCCCATGTCACTTTCAATGTGGTCGGTACCGTTTTATGCTTGATCGTTTTAGGTCCATTTACGAGCTTAATTCAGTGGTTTCAAGCAGCACTCCATTTAAGCCCAGAAATGACCATCGCCTTTGCTCACGGAACTTTTAATTTGACTAATACGATTATTCAATTTCCATTTATTGGCTTGTTAGCTACCTTGGTAACAAAACTGATTCCAGGTGAAGATGAAGTTGTGAAATATGAACCGCTTTATTTAGATCCGATTTTAATCAAACAAGCTCCGTCTTTGGCGCTTGGAAATGCCAAAAAAGAATTGCTACATTTAGGACGTTATGCGATGCGTTCATTTGAGTTGGCTTATGATTATATTGTGAACAATACTGAAAAGTCAGCAGACAAAGGACACAAGGTAGAAGAAGCAATCAATAAGATTGATGAAGATCTCACACGTTACCTTATTGATTTATCTAGTGAGCCTCTTAGCCAAAAAGAAAGTGAAGTGCTGACAAATATTTTGGATTCATCTCGAGATTTAGAAAGAATCGGAGACCATGGTGAAGCGTTGATTAACTTGACAGATTATATCCGTCGGAAAAAGGTGGAATTTTCTCCAGCAGCTTTGCAAGAGTTGGATTTGATTTACAATATGACACTCAGCTTCATAAAAGAATCATTGAAGTCTGTAGAAGATAATGATATTGAATTGGCCAATAGTTTGGTGGCTAAGCATGAAGCGATTGATAAAATGGAACGAAAGCTACGGAAAACGCACATTCATCGTCTGAATAGAGGAGAATGCTCAACACAAGCAGGCGTAAACTTTATTGATATCATCTCTCACTATACGAGAGTAGCGGATCACGCCATGAACTTAGCGGAAAAGGTCCAAGCGGAACAAATATAA